From a single Pyxicephalus adspersus chromosome 11, UCB_Pads_2.0, whole genome shotgun sequence genomic region:
- the LOC140340780 gene encoding tyrosine-protein phosphatase non-receptor type substrate 1-like: MNKIHELVVILYCTRVWSVALANPDVIQSPPLQIVAQGAQAKLRCLFPASDPQVKGAVSWYKTAPEEHMSTNHPIPLGGRFSLAFPRTFLSEGDGSLIISNVSWEDAGVYYCKVLMWEQEEKRGNGTHLLVYTRPSQPEIFLKVGSEEEVTLTCRTSGFYPSDIHMSWNSTDIPLPEPRPVQIWRSQDGISQADLVLLLPAGFPLQQLQIRCIVRHLSLATPLQATYSHDFPRYKAIAYQLVEYLNILKFCLLFGLTVGILLTVIKRCKSK, from the exons ATGAATAAGATACATGAACTGGTTGTGATTCTTTACTGCACACGAGTGTGGTCTGTAG CTCTGGCCAATCCGGACGTGATTCAGTCACCACCATTACAGATTGTAGCTCAAGGTGCCCAAGCTAAGCTCCGCTGTCTGTTCCCAGCATCTGATCCCCAGGTAAAAGGAGCCGTGTCCTGGTATAAGACCGCCCCCGAGGAGCACATGAGTACCAATCATCCCATCCCACTAGGAGGCAGATTCTCGCTTGCCTTCCCGAGGACCTTCCTGAGCGAGGGAGACGGCTCACTAATCATCAGTAATGTCAGCTGGGAGGATGCCGGGGTCTACTACTGCAAAGTGCTGatgtgggagcaggaggagaagCGAGGGAATGGTACTCACCTCCTTGTGTACA ctcgcCCATCACAGCCAGAAATATTCCTAAAGGTGGGGAGTGAGGAAGAGGTGACCCTGACCTGCAGGACTTCAGGATTCTACCCTAGTGATATCCACATGAGTTGGAACAGCACTGATATACCCCTACCGGAGCCCCGACCAGTACAAATATGGAGGTCACAGGATGGCATCTCACAGGCCGATCTCGTTCTCCTCCTGCCTGCAGGATTCCCATTGCAGCAGCTGCAGATCAGATGCATCGTCCGCCATCTTTCTCTGGCTACACCACTCCAGGCCACCTACTCCCATG ATTTTCCAAGGTACAAAGCTATCGCCTACCAGCTTGTAGAATATCTGAATATCCTTAAATTCTGTCTCCTCTTTGGACTTACAGTCGGCATTCTACTCACAG TAATCAAAAGATGCAAAAGCAAATGA